The window GCGGAAGCATCACGGTCATGCCGTCGAGCCGTCGGCCGACCTTGGTCCCGCCCCGGATCGAACCGGCGGATCTTCTCTCGCCCGGCCGTCCCGTGTACTTCGTGACTGAAGCGCTCGCGGCCCTGGGGGCGCGCCTGGGTGTCGACACTGTTGTCGTCGACCTCCGGGCAGGAGCGTCCGAGCTGTCCGCCCCAGTGCTTCTGGACCCCAGGGTCCAGCGCGTCTTCGTGACAACGTTGAGCCATCAGTCCTTGGCCGGAACGGAAATGTTGGTCCGTCAGCTCGGGCAAAAGGCGCCTGCTCTGCAAGGTGTGGACCCGGCTACGTCGATCATCATCACCCAGTACCGGATGGACGCTCACACGGTCCAGGTTGATGCTGCGCGTAGGGCGCTCTCGGCAGCCCTCGGCGCAGCGCTCGGCGGATCGGCCGCGACGGCCGACGACACCGATACCGTAGCCGTGGATACGGCCTTGTTTGCGCAGCCGGTCCTGAGCCCCTTCAGGGAGGAGTTGCTTGCGCTCCCCTCGTCCTGGGACGCGGTACTGGAGGTCGTCTCGTCGTGCGGAGTCGCTGATGGGCTCGAATCGATCCTTCCGGCACCTTCACTGCGCGCCGTAGCCGGGGCCGCACCCTTGGCGCATGCGGGGGTGGACTACGCGCAATTGCGAGGGAACCTGGCTCGTACCGCCGGCAACCTCGTCTACGCGGAACAGAGCGGCCTGTCGTCTGCCGGTGGGTTCCTGGTGACCGAACCGCTTCGTCGCCTGCTCGCCGACCACCGTACCGAGCTGCCCCAGGTCCTCGTCGTAGGGGCAAAGGGAGCGGGTAAGACATTCATGTACGCGAAGGCGTGCGCGGCGCGTACGTGGCAGACCTTTGCGGGACAGTCAGGGATCACTGGTGTGACGGTGGAAGCCCCCATCGTTCCTGTCCTGGAATCGGCAAATCTGGAGTCCACGGACTTTGAGCCGCAAGACCTCCGCGATGAATTCGCGGCGCAGCACGGAGATGGCGCCCACCTGGACATCACCGTGTCCAGTGCGGACCGGCTGAAAGCGGGCCTGGGAAAGCTCAGCGGTCAGGACGAACTCGGTTGGCGGAGTCTCTGGCTGGAGTGCCTTGCTGTGTCATGCGGACTGGAAGTCTCCGATGGCACGACTCCCGAGGAGGCGCTGATCAGCCTTGGTCGGCGGGCCAGGGCGGTATTTGTGATCGACGGCCTCGAGGATCTCCTGCAGAACCTTGACAGCGATGCTAAGCGCACGGCGCTGAGAGTTCTGCTGATCGACGTCCTCGGATGGCTTCGGTCGTTGCGTGGTCGACCCTTCGGGCTCGTGGTGTTCGTTCGCCGGGACCTCGTGACCGGGGCGGTTCGGCAGAACAGTGGTCAGCTGCTTGGTCGATTCAGTCACTATGCCCTGCACTGGAGTAAGGAGGAGGCGCTGAGGCTGGCATTGTGGGTGACCGCACATGCTGATGCCCTGCCCGAGCCTGTCCCCCTGTCCAGGATCACCGATCTTTCAGAGGATGAGCTGATCAATAGCCTCATCCAGGTGTGGGGCTGGAAGATGGGTAGCGAGAAGTCCAGAGAGGCGCGCTCCCACCTGTGGGTCCCCGCTGCTCTCGGGGATTTCAACGGCCAAGTGCAGGCGCGGGACGTCGTTATGTTCCTCGCGACAGCCGCGAAGAATTCGGAGCAGTACAACGACACGGTAGAAGATCGTGTACTCGTGCCGACCGCGATGCGGAAGGCGCTGCTCGAGTGCAGCAGAAACAAGATTGTTTCAGTGGGGGAGGAGGACAAGGAGATCGGCAAGCTGCTGGCGCACATGCAAGGCCTCGGCCACTCCGTCACGGTTCCGTTCGAGCTGGAACAGGTCGACCTGACCACGGCGCAGGCCGATCTGCTGATCGAGTCCGGCGTTTTCAGCAAGGGCCAGGACGGGCGCTTCTGGGTGCCGGAGATCTACCGGCATGGCCTCGGGTTCAACAGCGAGCGGCGTGCCAGGGTGCTCTGGTAACCGGCTGTGCTGTCCTGAGGGTCCCGCCCGTGAAGTGTCGGGCAATTGATCAACTGTGCCACGGCAGCTCTTAGGTGGTGGTCTTCACGGGCGAGGCGTCCATGAAGACCACCACCTATGCGGAACCCCGCTGGTTGTGGGTCGTGACTGGCAGCTGGTCTCGTGCGACCTCGCACCGTGAGGCGCGATCTGGGGGCGCCGAGCGAGACGGTGTCAGGGTGTGCAGTGCTGGCTTAGGAGGACTTGGCGATAGTCGTGTCCTCCCGGAGCAGCGTGGCGAACGCTCTCAGTTGCGCCTCCGCTCATGGCTGGAGTCGGTCCTGGGGGAGCGGGCCATGTGTGCCGCGAGACTTCGGAAGACCGCGAGGAGTTCGGTGGGCTTGACGGTCAGATCGAGGGCGTGCTGGTGGAGCCGGATGCCCTGGCCGTGCGGGCCGGCGGAGCCGCGCACCTCGTGTGCCCGGATCCGGCCCCGATCTCGTCCGAAGCGGTCAGGACAGTGACGCCGACGCGGTGGACATCGCCCTGGCCCGTTCCTCGCTCGCCGACTACGGTGATGTCAGGGTCGCCCACGGCGACTCCCTGCGGGCCGACCGCCACCCGGGGCTCGCTGCCGACCTGGTGCTCTGTGACCCACCGGTCGCCGCCGGGGACTGGGGCCGGGACGAGCTCCTGCTCGACCACCGGTGGGAGTTCGGCACTCGGTCCCGCGCGGAGGGCGAACTCGCCTGGCTCCAGCACGCGTACGCGTACGCGCACACCGCACCGGGCGGCCATGTGCTCATGGTGATGCCCGCCTCGGTCGCCTACCGGAAAGCCGGCCGGCGGATCCGTGCCGAACTCGTCCGCCGCGGCATCGTCCGCCAGGTCGTAGCCCTGCCCGGCGGGGTCGCCTCCGGTCACGTCCTGCCGATCCACCTCTGGACCCTGCGACGGCCGGAGGAGGGCGAGCCGCGTCCCGACAGCGTCCGCCTGATCGACCTGACCGAGAACAAGCCCGGCGGCCCGCTGCGGCCGACCGACGCATAGGTCGTCGATGTTCCACTGGTCGATCTGCTCGACGATGTCGTCGACCTCACCCCTGCCGTGCACCTGTCCACTGTCCGGCGCGACCTCGCCCACGAGTACGAACAGGCACGTTCCGACCTTGCCGACGCCCTTGCGGGGCTGCAGAGCCGGCTGCCCGAGCTGCGCCGCGGCGACGGTGCGGACCTGTGGGACGGAGCCACCGTCACCGTCTCCGACCTCATCCGGGCCGGTCTTGTCGAACTGCAGGACGGCGAGCTCGCGTGGTCGGCGGCCAGGTCGACCCCGAGTACCTCGACGGGTTCCTCCGCGCCGGTTCCAATGTCCGCCGCTCCACGTCCCAGAGCGGCTCCTACCGCCTCGACGTCAAGGGCGCCCGCATTCCTCAACGCGAACTTCCCGTCCAGCGGCGCTACGGCGCCTCGTTTCGTGTGCTGCTCGACATGGAGTGGGAGGCCACTCGGCTGGCCCGGGCTGCTCAGCGACTCGCTGAGATCGCGCGAGGGACTGAGTGCTGGAGATCTCGAACCTGGCGGTACGTGAGCCGGACGGCTGTGGCCGCTTGTGTCGCCGGGACGGCCCGCTGGGCCGCCTCCCCGGGGAGGCGGCCCAGCGGGCCGGGGGGACGGTCAGGCGAGGGTGCAGGTGGTGACGGTGAGGTCGGCGGGGCAGGGGGTGAGGGAGACGACCTGGAGGCCGGCGGCGGCGGCTTCGCGGCGCATGTCGGCCTCGGTGCGCTCGCGGGTGTTGGGCTCGCCGACGATCATCTTGATGACGTTGCGGAAGGCGGCGCCGGAGTCGTGCTCCGCGAGGGGATCGATGACCAGGAGGGTCGGGGAGCCGTCGGCGCCGGCGCTCATGGCGCGGCGGATGTTGCCGAGGATCTGGATGCCGCTCTCGGAACTCCAGTCGTGGAGGACGTTCTTGAGGATGTAGAGGTCGCCGCCCTCGGGCACCTCGCGGAGGATGTCGGCGGGGCGGTAGGTGAGTCGCCCGGCGAGGTCCGCGTCGCCCGAGGCGCGGAGTTCGGCCTCGGCCCGCCGACAGGTGTCCGGACGGTCCACGCAGACGCCCTTGAGGTGCGGGTGGGCGGTGAGGATCGCCTTGAGGAGCGTGCCGTTGCCGCCGCCGACGTCGATCACCGTGCGGACGTCCTCGAACGGGACGTGCTCCGCCAGGATCTTGCCGATCGGCCGGGCCCAGTCCTGCATCGCGAGGTCGAAGATCCGCGCGGTCTCGGGGTCCTTCTCCAGGTACTCGTAGAGCGGGACGCCGAAGGCGTGGGGCATGACCGAGGTGCCGGTCCGGACCGCCTCGGCCAGGCCGCCGGCGGCGGCCTGGGCGTAGAGGCCGCAGAGCAGCGCGGTCAGGTGCCGCATCGAGTCGGGGTGGTCGGTGCGGAGCAGCTCGGACTGGGGCGAGTTGGTGTAGCGGCCGTCCTCGTCCCGGGCGAAGATCCCCAGCGCCGTCAGGGCCGTCATCAGGGAGACCAGCGCGTCGCGGTCCGCGTCGACGGCCTTGGCCAGTTCGGCGGCCGTGGCCGGTCCGTCCGCGAGGGCGTCGGCCACACCCAGCCGAGCCGCGGCGCCGACCGTCGCGGACGTCAAGGATCCCATGACAAGACTCACCAGCGACGTTTCCATGGCCCCGTTCACTTCCTAGGCTTAGACGGCAGGTTGCGCATGACGGTTCGTTCGGCCGACGGTAATGCGGGGAGGCGCCGTGCGTCGCGTCGTTCAACTGCCCCGCCGTGAGACGGGAGTTCGCGGCCGGGCGGCGCCCGGGGATCCGGTCCGGCGCGCGGGGGCCACCAGTTGAACACGGCCGAATGTTCCGCTTGCGGTCGAAGGGACAAACCGGTGTCATGTACCGTCGATTCGAGGTGACTCCCCAGAGAAGGATCAGGCCGGAGACATGACGGATGACACGGCGTCGAACGGTCGCAAGGCCGGGGACGTGTCCGCGGAGGACATCAGGGCTTCGCACGCCGACCGGGACGAGGTCGTCGAGATCCTCCGCGACGCCGCGGCGGACGGCCGGCTCACGGCCGAGGAACTCGACGAGCGCCTCACGGTGGCGCTGAACGCCCGCACCTTCGGTGAACTGGCCGGGCTGACCCGCGATCTGCCGGTCGCCCCCCTCGCTCCGGTCGTCCCCGCGCCCGCGCCCGTTCCCGCGCCCCCGGTGCGGACGGGCCCGCCGGGCAAGGACATCGTGGAGATCAACCAGCGCTTCGGCACCCTGCGCCGGTCCGGGCCCTGGGAGGTCCCGCGTCGGCTGGACGTCCGCATGCACGGGGGCGACGTCAAGCTCGACTTCACCCAGGCGGTGATCACTCACGACACGCTCGACCTCGACGTCTACCTGAGCATCGGCGGTGACCTGGTCATCGTGGTCAGGCCCGGCATCGTGGTGGCGACCCACGACCTGGCCGTCGGGGTGGGCGACCTCAAGGTCCGCGTGCCCAAGGCGGCCTGGAACGAGCCGACGGAGCTCCGGGTGAACGTGACCGGGCGGGTGCGCGGCGGCGACGTGGTGGTGCGGTACCCGCGGCGGACGCTCGGGCAGTGGATGCGCGGGGAGAGCGCGCTCTGAGGTAGCGGTGGGAAGGACCGCGGTCCGGCAAGGGGCGGTGGTCCCGGTGAGGGCGGTGGTCGGCTCGCAGGAGCCGGCCACCGCCCCTTGCGTTGTGCGAGGAGGGTGTGCGAGCGCGCACGCATCGCGCTGGACCTGAATAGCCGGGCGATGGTATTCAATGGTGTCCGGTACCCGCGCGCACCGGTGGAACGAGTGCTGGATTCCTCGATTCCCAGGCGTGGTTCAAGTGTTCAACTGCCACGTTGCGCCGCCCAACAGGGGCTGGATACGTTCCTGTTGATGGTGGGCTCGATCATTTGCAGGTATTGAGAACTCTCGATTTTGCCTAATTTCCGCGGTAATCCCGCACCGCGGCTGTGCAGATCAGAACTGGCATATCCTCGGCAAGCAGGGATGGCGGAATTCACATGGCGAACGAAGAAAAGCTCCGCGATTATCTCAAGCTCGTGACGGCTAATCTGCGCCAGGTCCGCCGTCGCCTGGCTGAGGTCGAGGAGCGGAACCAGGAGCCGATCGCGATCGTCGGCATGGGCTGCCGCTTCCCCGGCGGGGTGCAGGGCCCCGAGGAGCTGTGGAGGCTCCTGGCCGAGGGGACCGACGCGATCGGCCCGTTCCCGCAGGACCGCGGGTGGGACCTGGAGAACCTCTACGACCCCGACCCGGACCACCCCGGCACCTCGTACGCGCGCCATGGCGGGTTCATGTACGACGCCACCGAGTTCGACGCGGGCTTCTTCGGCATCTCGCCGCGCGAGGCGGTCGCGATGGACCCGCAGCAGCGCCTGCTGCTGGAGGTGTCCTGGGAGGCGCTCGAACAGGCGGGCATCGACGCCGCCTCGCTGCGCGGCAGCCGGACCGGCGTGTTCGCCGGCGCCTACACCCAGGGCTACGGCACGGACCCGGCGGTGCAGACCGGCGGCTCGGAGGGCCACCTCCTCACCGGCATCGCGACCAGCGTCACCTCGGGGCGTGTGGCGTTCACCCTCGGCCTGGAGGGCCCGGCCGTCACGGTCGACACCGCCTGCTCCTCGTCGCTGGTCTCGCTGCACCTGGCCGCCCAGTCGCTGCGCTCCGGTGAGTGCTCGCTGGCGCTGGTCGGCGGCGCGACGGTGATCTCCAGCCCGTCCGTCTTCGTGGGCTTCTCCCGCCAGCGCGGCACGTCGGTGGACGGGCGCTGCAAGTCCTTCGCCGAGTCGGCGGACGGCTCCGGCTGGGCCGAGGGCGTCGGTGTGCTCGTCGTGGAGCGGCTGTCGGACGCCCGGCGCAACGGGCACAAGGTGCTGGCCGTGATGCGTGGTTCGGCGGCCAACCAGGACGGTGCGTCGAACGGTCTGACCGCGCCGAACGGTCCGGCGCAGCAGCGGGTGATCCGGGCCGCACTGGCGAACGCCGGGGTCCGCGCCGACGAGGTCGACGTGGTGGAGGCGCACGGTTCGGCGACCACGCTGGGCGACCCGATCGAAGCCGAGGCGCTGATCGCCACCTACGGTCAGGAGCGGACCGAGGGCCGGCCGTTGTGGCTGGGCTCGGTGAAGTCGAACATCGGGCACACCCAGGCGGCCGCCGGTGTGGCCGGTGTGATCAAGATGGTGCTGGCCCTCCAGCACGAGCAGCTGCCCGCGACGCTGCACGCGGACGTGCCGACGCCGCACGTGGAGTGGGCGGCCGGGGAGGTCCGGCTGCTCAACGAGGCGGCGGCCTGGCCGGCCGGCGAGCACGTGCGCCGGGCCGGCGTGTCGTCGTTCGGGATGAGCGGCACCAACGTCCACATCATCCTGGAGGAGGCCCCGACCGCGGACGGTGAGTCCACGGGGACGGACGAGCCCTCCGGTGAGGACGCGGACGAGGCGGACGCCCTGGACGAGCCGGCCGGTGAGGCCGGGGCGGTGGCGGTGCTGGAGCCGGCCGGGCCGGTGGCGTGGCCGGTGTCGGCGCAGTCGTCGGAGGCGCTGACGGCTCAGGCGGATCGGCTTCGGGAGTGGGTGTCGACGCGGCCGTCGGTGGATCCGGTGGATGTGGCGTGGTCGTTGGCGGCGACGCGGTCGGTGTTCGAGCACCGGGCGGTGGTGGTCGGTGGCGGGCGTGAGGAGCTGGTGTCGGGGCTGGGCGGCCTGGTGGCCGGGTCGGGTGCGGCCGGGGTGGTGTCGGGGGTTGCCCGTTCGGGTGGCCGGACGGCGTTCGTGTTCGCGGGTCAGGGTGCGCAGTGGGTTGGCATGGGCCGTGAACTGGCCGTGTGCAGTCCGGTGTTCGCGGCACGTCTGGCGGAGTGTGAGGCGGCGCTGGCGCCGTATGTGCCGTGGTCGCTGAGTGAGGTTCTGGCGGGTGCGCCGGGTGCGCCCGGTCTGGACGCGGCTGACGTGGTGCAGCCGGTGCTGTGGGCGGTGATGGTGTCGCTGGCGGCGGTGTGGGAGGCCGCCGGGGTGACGCCCGATGCGGTGGTCGGTCACTCTCAGGGTGAGATCGCCGCGGCCACGGTGGCGGGGATGCTGTCCCTGGAGGACGGCGCGCGGGTGGTGGCGGTGCGGGCTCGGGCGCTGACGAGTCTGTCGGTGCAGGGTTCGATGGTGTCGGTGGTGATGCCGTCGCAGGCGGTGCGGGAGATCGTCGAGGGCTGGGGCGAGCGCCTGTCGGTCGCCGCAATCAACGGCCCCGCTGCGGTGGTGGTGTCGGGCGAGCCGGAGGCACTGTCGGAGTTCGAGCGTGAGTTGGCGTCGCGCAAGGTGCTGCGGTGGCGGATTCCGGCGACGGACTTCGTGGCGCATTCGCCGGCGGTGGAGCCGTTGGAGGCGGTGCTGGCGACGGAGCTGGCCGGGA of the Kitasatospora sp. NBC_01246 genome contains:
- a CDS encoding KGGVGR-motif variant AAA ATPase — protein: MAELGKLEIMDSGIAPPGRLFSWVDVDDHLTRLATAGVWPDWLVAADGWWDCLELVTAKTVAPEAVKSWLDEVFGTGSAGWVDGELLLGLDDPRTMEFTGLRVELSMESEDTGGRGRRVPLLREKHITRYLAEPLSRPMEPFFADDVQVLAFHSFKGGVGRTVHAVAVADRLAKNGGKVLLVDADLEAPGITWMHTEQGGQCDFSYEDFITLLQGAEGHDWTGAVDVAGAYLPNQQAGHYPGGGSITVMPSSRRPTLVPPRIEPADLLSPGRPVYFVTEALAALGARLGVDTVVVDLRAGASELSAPVLLDPRVQRVFVTTLSHQSLAGTEMLVRQLGQKAPALQGVDPATSIIITQYRMDAHTVQVDAARRALSAALGAALGGSAATADDTDTVAVDTALFAQPVLSPFREELLALPSSWDAVLEVVSSCGVADGLESILPAPSLRAVAGAAPLAHAGVDYAQLRGNLARTAGNLVYAEQSGLSSAGGFLVTEPLRRLLADHRTELPQVLVVGAKGAGKTFMYAKACAARTWQTFAGQSGITGVTVEAPIVPVLESANLESTDFEPQDLRDEFAAQHGDGAHLDITVSSADRLKAGLGKLSGQDELGWRSLWLECLAVSCGLEVSDGTTPEEALISLGRRARAVFVIDGLEDLLQNLDSDAKRTALRVLLIDVLGWLRSLRGRPFGLVVFVRRDLVTGAVRQNSGQLLGRFSHYALHWSKEEALRLALWVTAHADALPEPVPLSRITDLSEDELINSLIQVWGWKMGSEKSREARSHLWVPAALGDFNGQVQARDVVMFLATAAKNSEQYNDTVEDRVLVPTAMRKALLECSRNKIVSVGEEDKEIGKLLAHMQGLGHSVTVPFELEQVDLTTAQADLLIESGVFSKGQDGRFWVPEIYRHGLGFNSERRARVLW
- a CDS encoding HsdM family class I SAM-dependent methyltransferase encodes the protein MPGSGPDLVRSGQDSDADAVDIALARSSLADYGDVRVAHGDSLRADRHPGLAADLVLCDPPVAAGDWGRDELLLDHRWEFGTRSRAEGELAWLQHAYAYAHTAPGGHVLMVMPASVAYRKAGRRIRAELVRRGIVRQVVALPGGVASGHVLPIHLWTLRRPEEGEPRPDSVRLIDLTENKPGGPLRPTDA
- a CDS encoding methyltransferase: METSLVSLVMGSLTSATVGAAARLGVADALADGPATAAELAKAVDADRDALVSLMTALTALGIFARDEDGRYTNSPQSELLRTDHPDSMRHLTALLCGLYAQAAAGGLAEAVRTGTSVMPHAFGVPLYEYLEKDPETARIFDLAMQDWARPIGKILAEHVPFEDVRTVIDVGGGNGTLLKAILTAHPHLKGVCVDRPDTCRRAEAELRASGDADLAGRLTYRPADILREVPEGGDLYILKNVLHDWSSESGIQILGNIRRAMSAGADGSPTLLVIDPLAEHDSGAAFRNVIKMIVGEPNTRERTEADMRREAAAAGLQVVSLTPCPADLTVTTCTLA
- a CDS encoding DUF1707 domain-containing protein; this encodes MTDDTASNGRKAGDVSAEDIRASHADRDEVVEILRDAAADGRLTAEELDERLTVALNARTFGELAGLTRDLPVAPLAPVVPAPAPVPAPPVRTGPPGKDIVEINQRFGTLRRSGPWEVPRRLDVRMHGGDVKLDFTQAVITHDTLDLDVYLSIGGDLVIVVRPGIVVATHDLAVGVGDLKVRVPKAAWNEPTELRVNVTGRVRGGDVVVRYPRRTLGQWMRGESAL